A stretch of the Pirellulales bacterium genome encodes the following:
- the gcvH gene encoding glycine cleavage system protein GcvH: MKPQELLYAKTHEWAAVQAGPQGAKIATVGVSAFAVEALTDLVYMQLPRVGRKVKAGESFGEIESVKAVSDLYSPVDGEIVEVNTALPNKLETLNSDPYGAGWLVKIKLSDETALKNLLDYAAYQKLCTEESH; this comes from the coding sequence GTGAAGCCTCAAGAACTGTTGTACGCCAAAACCCATGAGTGGGCCGCAGTGCAGGCCGGCCCGCAAGGCGCAAAAATTGCCACGGTCGGCGTGTCGGCGTTTGCCGTCGAGGCGCTCACCGATCTGGTTTACATGCAACTTCCTAGAGTCGGCCGCAAAGTGAAGGCGGGCGAATCGTTCGGCGAAATTGAATCGGTGAAAGCGGTCAGCGATTTATACAGCCCGGTGGACGGCGAAATCGTCGAAGTCAACACCGCCCTGCCCAACAAACTGGAAACGCTCAACAGCGATCCCTACGGCGCCGGCTGGCTGGTTAAAATTAAATTGAGCGACGAAACCGCCCTCAAGAACCTACTCGATTACGCCGCGTACCAAAAGTTGTGTACGGAAGAATCACACTGA
- the gcvT gene encoding glycine cleavage system aminomethyltransferase GcvT: MVTSSLAQTPLHDWHAAHGGRMVDFAGWSMPVQYSSIVAEHTATRTAAGLFDVSHMGRLQFTGTGVAQFLDSLVTRRITEMEIGQVRYALVTNEQGGILDDVLVYRLKHPSKGEYHLMVVNASNREKIVDWIQHWLDERKPDVRFTDITHDTAMIAVQGPLAAKLIEPRVPFDPTAMKYYHAISAEQGYGCISRTGYTGEDGFEVIAPANEALKIWESLLDSSSQLGVMAAGLGARDTLRLEAAMPLYGHELNEQTNPLEAGLGFAVNLEGRRFPGSAALATVQREKPRRARIGLELTSKRVPREHYGIYAGDQPIGEITSGTFSPTLQKPIAMGYVPPQFAQSGTELTVDIRGSREPAHVVKLPFYKRP, translated from the coding sequence ATGGTCACTTCATCTCTTGCTCAAACGCCGCTGCACGATTGGCATGCCGCGCATGGCGGCCGGATGGTCGATTTCGCCGGCTGGTCGATGCCGGTGCAGTATTCATCAATCGTAGCTGAGCACACTGCCACGCGCACCGCCGCCGGTTTGTTCGATGTTTCGCACATGGGCCGGCTGCAGTTTACCGGCACCGGTGTCGCCCAATTTTTAGATTCGCTGGTTACCCGCCGCATCACCGAGATGGAAATAGGTCAAGTGCGATATGCCTTGGTCACGAATGAACAAGGCGGCATTCTTGATGACGTGCTGGTCTACCGTTTAAAGCACCCCAGCAAAGGCGAATACCATTTGATGGTGGTCAACGCCAGCAATCGAGAAAAAATTGTCGATTGGATTCAGCACTGGCTGGACGAACGAAAACCTGATGTTCGTTTCACAGACATCACGCACGACACCGCCATGATCGCCGTGCAGGGACCGCTGGCGGCAAAGTTGATTGAACCCCGCGTGCCATTTGATCCAACCGCGATGAAGTACTATCACGCAATTTCAGCGGAACAGGGATACGGATGCATCAGCCGCACCGGCTACACAGGCGAAGACGGGTTCGAAGTGATCGCGCCGGCAAATGAAGCGTTAAAAATTTGGGAAAGCTTGCTGGACAGCTCAAGCCAGTTGGGAGTAATGGCCGCCGGCCTGGGGGCGCGCGACACCCTGCGATTGGAAGCCGCCATGCCGTTGTACGGTCACGAGCTGAACGAGCAAACCAATCCACTGGAAGCCGGGCTGGGCTTTGCCGTGAATTTGGAAGGACGACGGTTTCCTGGAAGTGCTGCGCTAGCCACCGTACAACGCGAAAAGCCACGTCGCGCACGCATTGGCCTGGAACTAACTAGCAAGCGTGTGCCACGGGAGCATTATGGAATTTATGCCGGTGACCAGCCGATTGGCGAAATTACCAGCGGCACGTTTTCGCCCACGCTGCAAAAACCAATCGCCATGGGCTACGTGCCGCCGCAGTTTGCTCAGTCTGGTACAGAACTTACTGTCGACATCCGGGGCAGCCGCGAACCTGCCCACGTAGTGAAGTTGCCATTTTACAAACGACCATAA
- the gcvPA gene encoding aminomethyl-transferring glycine dehydrogenase subunit GcvPA, with amino-acid sequence MSYILNTPADQQAMLEAIGVPSIDELFAQIPAELRLNRELNIPPALSELELTAHLGQLAARNVACGQKVCFLGGGSYDHFIPAVVDYVASRGEFYTSYTPYQAEASQGNLQAFFEYQTLITQLMGMDVANASLYDGGSAATEAVLMCIHATGRQGRVIVPSSVHPEYRQILQTYLANLGTELVTVGTPEGTINPHELAAALTDDTACVFVQHPNFFGCLEDVQSLVKAAHERGALAAVSVDPISLGLLKRPGDYGADIVVAEGQSLGTPMQYGGPYLGIMACREKFVRRMPGRIAGQTVDRRGKRCWVLTLQTREQHIRREKATSNICTNQGLFALRASVYLAAMGPQGMREIATACVRKANYALKKLTSGNRLTAMFDRPVFKEFVLRDAAGRVDELLAEALDCGYFAGVPLGQWYPELGDGLLVCVTEKRTRAEIDGLAARIAQQRQPKAAVHA; translated from the coding sequence ATGTCGTACATTCTGAACACGCCGGCTGATCAGCAAGCAATGCTGGAAGCGATTGGCGTCCCCTCCATCGACGAATTGTTCGCGCAAATTCCCGCCGAGTTACGGTTGAATCGCGAATTGAATATTCCGCCGGCGCTGTCGGAGTTGGAACTGACGGCACATCTGGGGCAATTGGCGGCGCGTAATGTGGCTTGCGGACAAAAGGTCTGCTTTCTGGGCGGCGGCAGTTACGATCACTTTATTCCCGCCGTGGTCGATTACGTGGCTTCACGCGGCGAGTTTTATACTTCCTACACGCCCTACCAGGCCGAAGCCAGCCAGGGCAATCTGCAAGCGTTCTTCGAATATCAAACGCTGATTACACAACTCATGGGCATGGATGTTGCCAATGCTAGTTTGTACGACGGCGGCAGCGCAGCGACCGAAGCGGTGTTGATGTGCATTCATGCCACAGGCCGCCAAGGGCGTGTGATTGTGCCGTCCAGCGTGCATCCGGAATACCGGCAAATCCTGCAAACATATTTGGCGAATTTGGGAACGGAGTTGGTCACGGTTGGCACGCCGGAGGGAACGATCAACCCGCACGAACTAGCCGCTGCACTTACGGATGACACAGCCTGCGTATTTGTGCAACATCCGAATTTTTTTGGTTGCCTGGAAGATGTCCAATCGCTAGTGAAAGCCGCCCACGAGCGCGGCGCACTGGCGGCGGTGTCGGTCGATCCCATTAGCTTGGGCTTGCTCAAGCGGCCGGGAGATTACGGAGCCGATATTGTTGTGGCCGAAGGGCAATCGCTCGGCACGCCTATGCAATACGGCGGGCCGTACCTGGGCATCATGGCTTGTCGCGAAAAGTTTGTGCGCCGCATGCCTGGCCGCATTGCCGGGCAAACCGTCGATCGCCGCGGCAAACGCTGCTGGGTGCTTACGCTGCAAACTCGCGAACAGCACATTCGCCGCGAAAAAGCCACCAGCAACATTTGCACCAACCAAGGCCTGTTCGCACTCCGGGCCAGCGTGTATTTGGCGGCCATGGGCCCGCAAGGCATGCGCGAAATAGCCACCGCTTGCGTTCGGAAAGCAAATTATGCGCTGAAAAAATTGACGAGTGGAAATCGGCTGACCGCCATGTTCGACCGGCCCGTGTTCAAAGAATTTGTGCTCCGCGATGCTGCCGGCCGAGTGGATGAATTGCTGGCCGAGGCGCTCGATTGTGGTTACTTCGCCGGTGTGCCGCTGGGACAATGGTACCCGGAATTGGGCGATGGACTTTTAGTTTGTGTCACCGAAAAACGGACCCGTGCAGAAATCGACGGGCTAGCTGCGCGAATTGCCCAACAACGCCAACCGAAAGCCGCCGTTCATGCGTAA
- a CDS encoding sulfatase-like hydrolase/transferase, translated as MSNLRFHGAILSAVLVGAMFGLNLAAQEQPKSFVGNPQSASGQTTSPPAHKPLNVLFIMSDDMRAECGSFGGLAKTPNIDALAAAGVKFDRAYCQFPLCNPSRSSMLTGRNPTTTGVFGNRTWFGDLHPDFVSLPKYFKQHGYVSL; from the coding sequence ATGTCTAATTTGAGATTCCACGGGGCGATTTTGTCGGCCGTGCTGGTCGGCGCCATGTTCGGCCTGAATCTGGCGGCTCAAGAGCAGCCCAAATCTTTCGTGGGAAATCCCCAGTCCGCTAGCGGACAAACAACTTCACCACCGGCGCACAAGCCGCTGAACGTGCTGTTCATCATGTCCGACGACATGCGGGCAGAGTGCGGCAGCTTCGGCGGGTTGGCCAAGACGCCCAACATCGACGCGCTGGCTGCGGCCGGGGTGAAGTTCGATCGGGCGTATTGCCAGTTTCCGTTGTGCAATCCGTCGCGCAGCTCGATGCTGACCGGCCGCAATCCGACCACGACTGGGGTATTCGGCAACCGCACCTGGTTTGGCGATTTGCATCCCGATTTTGTCAGCTTGCCGAAATATTTCAAACAACACGGTTACGTGAGCCTA